One genomic window of Leptospira paudalimensis includes the following:
- a CDS encoding iron chaperone, protein MKSKKPENIDEYILSFPKDIQIILNHIRYIIQEEAPNAKEAIKYAIPTFIQNGNLVHFAAFKNHIGFYALPSGNIAFQKEISKFKSGKGSIQFPITEPMPDELIRKIVRFRLKENESKEKKKQKIKS, encoded by the coding sequence TTCATTTCCGAAGGACATACAAATTATATTGAATCATATAAGATATATAATTCAAGAAGAAGCACCTAATGCAAAAGAGGCGATAAAATATGCAATTCCAACGTTTATTCAGAATGGGAATTTAGTCCATTTCGCAGCGTTTAAGAATCACATTGGATTTTATGCACTACCATCCGGGAATATTGCGTTCCAAAAGGAAATTTCAAAGTTTAAATCAGGAAAAGGTTCCATTCAATTTCCTATTACGGAACCCATGCCAGATGAACTAATTCGAAAAATTGTAAGGTTTAGATTAAAAGAAAATGAATCTAAGGAAAAAAAAAAACAAAAAATAAAATCATAA